A genomic stretch from Anaerolinea thermophila UNI-1 includes:
- the wecB gene encoding non-hydrolyzing UDP-N-acetylglucosamine 2-epimerase, with protein sequence MIRVLSIFGTRPEAVKMAPIVRLLAQTPGIESKVCVTAQHRQMLDQVLEVFNIQPDIDLNLMKPNQSLAQLTADIFTHLDPVLREVQPDWVLVQGDTTTVMAAALLAFYHRIRVGHVEAGLRTNDRYQPFPEEINRRIAGVVADLHFAPTEHARRNLLAENVPPQSIVVTGNPAIDALRWITAQPMPQEAEDLLARMDVRPGGRQLVLITAHRRENFGKPLEDICHALRALAEEYADRLALLYAVHLNPNVQEPVYRLLSGIPNITLTPPLDYLPMAHLMQKAHLVLTDSGGIQEEATSLGKPTLVLREVTERPEGVEAGVLKLVGTDPQRILREARLLLEDEQAYRAMAQAANPFGDGHAAERIVEALLKASQSASPA encoded by the coding sequence ATGATTCGCGTGCTTTCGATTTTCGGCACCCGCCCCGAGGCGGTCAAGATGGCGCCGATTGTGCGTCTGCTGGCGCAGACCCCCGGCATCGAGTCAAAGGTGTGCGTCACCGCTCAGCACCGCCAGATGCTCGATCAGGTGCTGGAAGTGTTCAACATCCAGCCTGATATCGACCTGAACCTGATGAAGCCCAACCAGAGCCTGGCGCAGTTGACCGCCGATATCTTCACCCACCTGGACCCGGTCCTGCGCGAGGTACAGCCCGACTGGGTGCTGGTGCAGGGCGATACCACCACGGTAATGGCGGCGGCACTGCTGGCGTTCTACCACCGCATCCGCGTAGGGCATGTGGAAGCCGGTTTGCGCACCAACGACCGCTACCAGCCCTTCCCGGAAGAAATCAACCGGCGCATCGCCGGCGTGGTGGCAGACCTGCACTTTGCCCCCACCGAACACGCCCGCCGCAACCTGCTGGCGGAGAACGTCCCCCCGCAGAGCATTGTGGTTACCGGCAACCCGGCGATTGACGCCCTGCGCTGGATTACTGCCCAGCCCATGCCGCAGGAAGCCGAAGACCTGCTGGCGCGCATGGACGTGCGTCCCGGCGGGCGGCAACTGGTGCTCATCACCGCCCACCGGCGGGAGAACTTCGGCAAGCCTCTTGAGGATATCTGCCATGCCCTGCGCGCGCTGGCAGAGGAATATGCCGACCGCCTGGCACTGCTCTACGCCGTGCATCTTAACCCCAACGTGCAGGAACCGGTGTACCGCCTGCTTTCAGGTATCCCCAACATCACCCTGACGCCGCCGCTGGACTACCTGCCCATGGCACATCTGATGCAGAAAGCCCACCTGGTGCTGACGGATTCGGGCGGGATTCAGGAAGAAGCCACCAGCCTGGGCAAGCCCACCCTGGTTTTGCGCGAGGTCACCGAGCGCCCCGAAGGGGTGGAGGCAGGTGTGCTGAAACTGGTAGGCACCGATCCCCAGCGCATCCTGCGCGAAGCCCGTCTGTTGCTGGAAGATGAGCAAGCCTACCGCGCCATGGCGCAAGCCGCCAATCCCTTTGGCGATGGACACGCCGCCGAGCGCATTGTAGAAGCCTTGCTGAAAGCCAGTCAAAGCGCTTCCCCTGCCTGA
- the wecC gene encoding UDP-N-acetyl-D-mannosamine dehydrogenase has product MRFQHICVLGLGYIGLPTASTFATHGLRVTGVDVNPAVLNSLQNGETHIYEPGLRTLVQAAVKSGNLAVSPQPVEADAYIIAVPTPFKEGKKADLSFVIAAAEAIVPVLRRGALVVLESTSPPRTTEDVVRPILERSGLKAGQDFYLAYSPERVLPGQILRELIENTRVIGGIDSASAEAGRDLYGVFVRGEIILTDATTAEMVKLMENTYRDVNIAIANEFARLAERFGINVWEAIALANRHPRVRILNPGPGVGGHCISVDPWFLVEAAPDLATLIRTAREVNDSQPHFVVERVRQAAGLLEGLRVAALGLAYKADVDDLRESPAIEVCHLLSQAGAQVRAYEPFKPDAVIEGVETVPTLGEILDEADVLLLLVGHTVLRNLDPVEVAQLTAARIVVDCVNGWEPERWRFNGFHYYRLGDRKEVG; this is encoded by the coding sequence ATGCGTTTTCAACACATTTGTGTTTTGGGATTGGGATACATCGGCTTGCCCACCGCCAGCACCTTTGCCACGCACGGCTTGCGCGTCACCGGCGTGGATGTCAACCCCGCCGTTCTGAACAGTTTGCAGAACGGCGAGACGCACATCTACGAACCCGGATTGCGCACGCTGGTGCAGGCGGCGGTGAAGTCGGGCAATCTGGCGGTCAGCCCTCAGCCCGTGGAAGCCGATGCCTACATTATCGCCGTACCTACGCCTTTCAAAGAAGGCAAGAAAGCCGATTTGTCGTTCGTAATTGCCGCCGCCGAAGCCATTGTGCCGGTCTTACGGCGCGGCGCGCTGGTGGTGCTGGAATCGACCTCGCCGCCGCGCACCACCGAGGATGTGGTGCGTCCCATCCTTGAACGCTCCGGTTTGAAAGCCGGGCAGGATTTTTACCTGGCGTACTCGCCGGAGCGGGTATTGCCCGGGCAGATTCTGCGCGAACTTATCGAGAATACCCGCGTCATCGGCGGCATTGATTCCGCTTCTGCCGAAGCCGGGCGCGACCTGTACGGCGTCTTCGTGCGCGGAGAGATTATCCTCACCGACGCTACCACCGCCGAGATGGTCAAACTGATGGAAAACACCTACCGCGATGTCAACATCGCCATCGCCAACGAGTTTGCCCGCCTTGCCGAGCGCTTTGGCATCAACGTCTGGGAAGCCATTGCGCTGGCAAACCGCCATCCGCGGGTGCGCATCCTTAACCCCGGTCCCGGCGTGGGCGGACACTGCATCTCGGTCGATCCGTGGTTCCTGGTGGAAGCCGCTCCCGACCTGGCAACCCTCATCCGCACTGCCCGCGAGGTCAACGACAGCCAGCCGCACTTTGTGGTGGAGCGCGTGCGTCAGGCGGCCGGTTTGCTGGAAGGATTGCGCGTTGCCGCCTTGGGACTGGCGTATAAAGCCGATGTGGACGACCTGCGCGAAAGCCCCGCCATTGAGGTTTGCCATTTGCTGAGCCAGGCAGGCGCGCAGGTGCGCGCTTACGAACCCTTCAAGCCCGATGCGGTCATTGAAGGCGTGGAAACCGTGCCGACTCTGGGCGAGATTCTCGACGAAGCCGATGTCCTGCTTTTGCTGGTGGGACACACCGTCCTGCGCAATCTCGACCCCGTTGAGGTGGCGCAGTTGACTGCCGCGCGCATTGTGGTGGACTGCGTCAACGGCTGGGAGCCGGAGCGCTGGCGCTTCAACGGCTTCCATTACTACCGTTTGGGTGACCGCAAAGAGGTGGGATAG
- the folD gene encoding bifunctional methylenetetrahydrofolate dehydrogenase/methenyltetrahydrofolate cyclohydrolase FolD, translated as MPAQILDGAAMAEKIRQQIAQEVAQRLAEGKPAPGLATVLVGDNPASQVYVKSKHKACQQVGIRSMGYELPATASQQEVMDLVKRLNDDPAVNGILVQLPLPSGLDEEKVLGAISIEKDVDGFHPINIGRLAQKGREPLFVPCTPAGCMVLIESVLPDLNGANAVVLGRSNIVGMPVALLLVRANATVTICHSRTRNLKEVCRSADVLVAAVGRAEMVRVDWVKPGAVVIDVGINRVEDATQPRGYRLVGDVAFDEVKDVAGWLTPVPGGVGPMTIAMLLQNTLRAARLSDV; from the coding sequence TTGCCGAGGGCAAACCCGCCCCGGGACTTGCCACCGTGCTGGTGGGCGATAACCCCGCCTCGCAGGTGTACGTTAAATCCAAGCACAAAGCCTGCCAGCAGGTGGGCATCCGCTCCATGGGCTATGAACTGCCTGCTACCGCCTCCCAGCAGGAAGTGATGGACCTGGTCAAGCGCCTGAACGACGATCCTGCCGTCAACGGCATTCTGGTGCAGTTGCCCCTGCCTTCCGGACTGGACGAAGAGAAGGTGCTGGGAGCCATCAGCATCGAGAAGGATGTGGATGGTTTTCACCCCATCAACATCGGACGGCTGGCGCAGAAGGGGCGCGAACCGCTCTTCGTCCCCTGTACCCCCGCCGGCTGCATGGTGCTGATTGAGTCCGTCCTGCCCGACCTTAACGGCGCCAACGCCGTGGTGCTGGGGCGCTCCAACATTGTGGGGATGCCGGTGGCGCTTTTGCTGGTGCGCGCCAATGCTACCGTGACCATCTGTCACTCGCGCACCCGCAACCTCAAAGAAGTCTGTCGCAGTGCCGACGTGCTGGTTGCTGCGGTGGGACGCGCTGAGATGGTGCGCGTCGACTGGGTCAAGCCCGGCGCGGTAGTGATTGATGTGGGCATCAACCGCGTGGAAGATGCCACTCAGCCGCGCGGCTACCGTCTGGTAGGTGATGTGGCATTCGACGAGGTCAAAGACGTGGCGGGCTGGCTGACACCGGTACCCGGCGGGGTTGGCCCAATGACGATTGCCATGCTTTTGCAGAACACCCTGCGCGCCGCCCGCCTGAGCGATGTATAG
- a CDS encoding ABC transporter permease, which produces MNEFWLTIISYAKLILLTIVPFVLAGQGTMLGGRTGIFNVAQEGIMLVGASVGFLVSFLTGSNALGMLAAMLAGGLFGLALAYFTTHLRMDQFVIGLALFFIGVGLSTLLPKIIIGVTLTPPLIPTLKDIPIPGLSQIPVIGEIFFKQNVLVYFSILLSIGLWWYLYRTQAGMELRAVGENPQAADSLGVNVPRARYWTAILGGMLMGLAGAYLPMVYTGTFTENMVKGRGWLAIALTFFGGWKPDTILYGALFFALIEVLAYRVQVLGTAIPYQFLLMLPYLATILVMMFSFRKARVPAFLGQNYDREKRAL; this is translated from the coding sequence ATGAACGAGTTCTGGCTGACCATCATTTCCTATGCGAAACTGATTTTGCTGACCATTGTGCCATTCGTGCTGGCAGGACAGGGAACCATGCTGGGCGGACGCACGGGGATTTTCAACGTGGCGCAGGAAGGCATCATGCTGGTTGGAGCGTCGGTGGGCTTTCTGGTGAGTTTTCTCACCGGCAGTAATGCCCTGGGCATGCTCGCCGCCATGCTGGCGGGCGGGCTTTTCGGGCTGGCACTGGCGTACTTCACCACCCACCTGCGCATGGATCAGTTCGTCATCGGGCTGGCGCTGTTCTTCATCGGCGTGGGGCTTTCCACCCTGCTTCCCAAAATCATCATCGGCGTCACCCTGACGCCGCCGCTCATCCCCACCTTGAAAGACATCCCCATTCCGGGGCTGAGCCAGATTCCGGTCATCGGCGAGATCTTCTTCAAGCAAAATGTGCTGGTGTACTTCTCCATCCTGCTTTCGATTGGGTTGTGGTGGTACCTGTACCGCACGCAGGCGGGCATGGAACTGCGCGCGGTGGGCGAAAACCCGCAAGCCGCCGACAGTCTGGGGGTGAACGTCCCGCGGGCGCGCTACTGGACAGCCATCCTGGGCGGAATGCTCATGGGGCTGGCAGGCGCTTACCTGCCCATGGTGTACACCGGCACCTTCACCGAGAACATGGTCAAGGGGCGCGGCTGGCTGGCTATCGCACTGACGTTCTTCGGCGGATGGAAGCCCGACACCATCCTGTACGGGGCGCTGTTCTTTGCCCTCATCGAGGTGCTGGCGTACCGCGTGCAGGTGCTGGGTACGGCGATCCCCTACCAGTTCCTGCTGATGCTCCCGTACCTGGCGACCATTCTGGTAATGATGTTCTCGTTCCGCAAGGCGCGCGTGCCTGCCTTCCTCGGGCAGAACTACGACCGCGAAAAGCGGGCATTGTAA
- a CDS encoding glycosyltransferase family 4 protein, whose protein sequence is MSQPVAASASLCLLPRLEGLGGPASFRGRLSAALIRRGWQVHQNPDESACRAILVIAGTRDLPALWRARRRGVRIVQRLDGMNWLHRRRFTGVRHFLRSELNNALLAYIRRFLADAVVYQSEFSRRWWERVYGRVEHSAEVIYNAVDLQEYSPQGVEHPPADRWRLLVVEGHLHRGNWLGLENALVLARQLDGWQGKPAELWVAGDVAEELRRRAEELLPGKVRWLGIVPRRDIPALDRSAHLLFSAELNPPCPNAVIEALACGLPVAGFAEGGLPELVGGDGGVLAPWGSDVWKLQTPLSRDALAEFVRQLLIEGEAPRRRARARAERLFDLETMAEGYLRVLLSE, encoded by the coding sequence ATGAGCCAGCCAGTTGCGGCGTCCGCTTCCTTGTGCCTGCTCCCCCGCCTGGAAGGGCTGGGCGGACCGGCATCCTTCCGCGGACGGCTGAGCGCGGCACTGATACGGCGCGGCTGGCAGGTGCATCAAAACCCCGATGAGTCTGCCTGCCGGGCGATCCTGGTCATCGCCGGGACACGCGACCTGCCCGCGTTGTGGCGGGCGCGCCGCCGCGGCGTGCGCATCGTTCAGCGCCTGGACGGGATGAACTGGCTTCACCGGCGGCGTTTTACCGGCGTGCGCCACTTTCTGCGCTCGGAACTGAACAATGCTCTGCTGGCGTACATCCGCCGTTTCCTTGCCGATGCTGTCGTGTATCAATCTGAGTTTTCCCGCCGCTGGTGGGAGCGCGTCTATGGACGGGTGGAGCATTCTGCCGAAGTGATTTACAACGCGGTGGATTTGCAGGAATACTCCCCGCAGGGTGTGGAACACCCGCCCGCCGACCGCTGGCGTCTGCTGGTGGTGGAAGGGCATCTGCACCGCGGCAACTGGCTGGGACTGGAAAATGCGCTGGTCCTCGCCCGTCAACTGGACGGCTGGCAGGGCAAACCCGCCGAATTGTGGGTGGCGGGCGATGTGGCGGAAGAACTGCGCCGCCGTGCCGAAGAACTACTGCCGGGGAAGGTGCGCTGGCTGGGCATTGTGCCGCGCCGCGACATCCCCGCGCTGGATCGTTCGGCGCATCTTCTCTTCTCGGCGGAACTCAACCCGCCCTGCCCGAATGCCGTCATCGAAGCCCTGGCATGTGGTCTGCCGGTGGCGGGCTTTGCCGAAGGCGGACTGCCGGAACTGGTGGGCGGGGATGGCGGTGTGCTGGCGCCCTGGGGGAGCGATGTGTGGAAACTGCAAACGCCTCTCTCCCGCGATGCGCTGGCGGAATTCGTCCGACAATTGCTGATAGAGGGAGAAGCCCCGCGCCGCCGCGCCCGCGCCCGTGCCGAACGTCTGTTTGACCTGGAAACCATGGCGGAAGGCTATCTGCGCGTTTTGCTGAGTGAATAA